The proteins below are encoded in one region of Planctomycetia bacterium:
- a CDS encoding TonB-dependent receptor plug domain-containing protein yields MTEHRMGAAARISWKKLVAAAIAAMAMHGPASAQEAAEAPPASEASAPAAPDASDLDSLLNAADQDVSQLSKVSVGQAPALDMEVSTVSRQASTVGKSPAAVFVITNEMIQRSGVRNIPDALRMAPGVEVARVDANKWAISIRGFNTQFANKLLVQIDGRTVYTPTFGGVYWDVQDVLLEDVERIEVIRGPGATVWGANAVNGVINILTKSSRDTQGMFGEAGGGTEERNYGGFRYGGKLSRDATYRLWGKWFERDQGLDPDGAADDWRSGRGGYRVDWNPTCCDLVTLQGDAYRGNAGSRAAYTTLTPQSPAPPFYFRQVDERTNLAGFNNLLRWTHELSDDSDWTIQTYYDRTERSLEQVPFRENRDTVDFDFQHRFRLGDVHGIIWGCGYRNTRDAFFQPADGVPIQFLPSSRADDLFSYFLQDEITLREEFLYLTGGAKFQHNDYTGFELQPTVRLLCTPTERQSIWASVSRAVRTPTRTDDDVVLTTAPAAFAPFPPPAGPLVPVFPRIFGNRDIGSEQVVAYEIGMRAQPTDRFSWDLALFLNDYRHLRNTAPAGFGVDPTIPAYIAGQALADDGSGIGYGFEPAVTFQATDTWRLTTAYTFLRMDLNILGEGDSARNRLYVQSSHDLGNNWEFDLMGRYVDNLPGQQVPSYLVMDARLAWYPTSTFEFYVVGRNLLDSAHLEFGDDPYLGTMATEVQREIYGGVAVRY; encoded by the coding sequence ATGACGGAGCATCGCATGGGCGCCGCTGCGCGAATTTCATGGAAGAAGCTTGTTGCGGCGGCAATCGCCGCAATGGCCATGCATGGCCCGGCGTCGGCACAAGAAGCTGCCGAAGCGCCGCCCGCGTCGGAAGCATCGGCTCCTGCCGCGCCGGACGCCAGCGATTTGGACTCCTTGCTGAATGCCGCGGATCAGGATGTCTCGCAGCTGTCCAAAGTCAGTGTCGGCCAGGCGCCTGCCTTGGACATGGAAGTCTCCACCGTCAGCCGGCAGGCAAGCACGGTCGGCAAATCTCCGGCCGCGGTGTTCGTCATTACCAATGAAATGATCCAGCGCAGCGGAGTGCGCAACATTCCGGACGCCTTAAGGATGGCCCCCGGCGTCGAGGTCGCCCGGGTCGACGCGAACAAATGGGCGATCAGCATTCGCGGCTTCAATACGCAGTTTGCCAACAAGCTGCTGGTGCAGATCGACGGGCGGACGGTTTATACGCCGACCTTCGGCGGCGTCTACTGGGACGTGCAGGACGTCTTATTGGAAGACGTGGAACGGATTGAAGTCATCCGCGGTCCGGGCGCCACGGTCTGGGGCGCAAACGCCGTGAATGGCGTGATCAACATCCTCACGAAGTCGTCCCGCGATACGCAGGGAATGTTCGGCGAGGCCGGCGGCGGCACCGAGGAGCGCAATTACGGCGGCTTTCGGTACGGCGGTAAGCTCTCGCGCGACGCGACCTATCGGCTCTGGGGAAAATGGTTCGAGCGAGATCAAGGTCTCGACCCCGACGGTGCGGCGGACGATTGGCGCAGCGGGCGCGGCGGCTATCGCGTCGACTGGAATCCTACCTGCTGTGATCTCGTCACGTTACAAGGGGATGCCTATCGTGGAAACGCGGGCAGCCGCGCCGCCTATACGACACTCACGCCGCAAAGCCCCGCCCCGCCGTTCTACTTCCGCCAGGTCGACGAACGCACGAACCTGGCCGGATTCAATAACTTGTTGCGCTGGACGCATGAGTTGAGCGACGACTCGGACTGGACGATCCAGACGTACTACGATCGGACTGAGCGGAGCTTGGAACAAGTGCCGTTCCGAGAAAATCGCGACACCGTCGATTTCGATTTTCAACATCGGTTTCGGCTCGGCGACGTGCACGGGATCATCTGGGGTTGTGGATACCGCAACACGCGCGATGCATTCTTCCAACCGGCGGACGGCGTGCCGATTCAGTTCTTGCCTTCGTCGCGCGCGGACGACTTGTTCAGCTACTTCCTTCAGGACGAGATCACGTTGCGCGAGGAGTTCTTGTACCTAACCGGCGGGGCGAAATTCCAGCACAACGACTACACCGGCTTCGAATTGCAACCCACGGTACGATTACTATGTACGCCGACCGAACGGCAATCGATTTGGGCTTCGGTGTCGCGCGCCGTGCGGACGCCGACGCGGACGGATGACGACGTCGTTCTGACTACTGCCCCAGCGGCCTTCGCGCCGTTTCCGCCGCCGGCAGGACCCTTGGTCCCGGTGTTTCCCCGGATTTTTGGCAACCGTGATATCGGTTCCGAGCAAGTCGTGGCCTATGAAATCGGCATGCGAGCGCAGCCCACGGACCGCTTCTCTTGGGACTTGGCCCTGTTCCTGAATGACTATCGCCACCTGCGAAACACGGCGCCTGCGGGATTCGGCGTCGATCCGACCATTCCCGCTTACATTGCCGGACAAGCGTTAGCGGACGATGGGAGCGGTATCGGCTATGGCTTCGAACCGGCGGTCACCTTCCAGGCGACCGACACGTGGCGATTGACTACCGCGTACACGTTCCTACGCATGGACCTAAACATTCTCGGCGAGGGCGATAGCGCGCGGAATCGCCTCTACGTGCAGTCGTCGCACGACCTGGGAAACAACTGGGAGTTTGACCTGATGGGCCGCTACGTGGACAACTTGCCGGGCCAACAAGTGCCGTCGTACCTGGTGATGGACGCGCGGTTGGCCTGGTATCCGACATCGACGTTCGAGTTCTATGTCGTCGGCCGTAACTTGTTGGACAGCGCACATTTGGAATTCGGCGACGATCCGTATTTAGGCACGATGGCGACGGAAGTGCAGCGTGAGATTTATGGCGGCGTGGCGGTGCGCTATTAA
- a CDS encoding YfiR family protein, translated as MRRFQAQFDCGVSRRSWLRGMCAAAASSWIGRSALGARQVVVNRQQELNLKGVYLYSFCKFVSWPDAAFTGPEAPLVIAVFGSKDLTATLQNVAMKRTANGRKLEVTQLAKPDDPASYHVLVVTAEVKPDEQSKLIKRLQGTAVLVVTESAEMGNQGAHINFFLDGATVKFEINVPAAQACKLRIDPQLTALKVARLLGA; from the coding sequence GTGCGGCGATTTCAGGCTCAATTCGATTGCGGCGTAAGTCGGCGCAGCTGGCTGCGCGGGATGTGCGCCGCCGCGGCGAGCTCGTGGATCGGTCGCAGCGCCCTGGGCGCGCGGCAGGTCGTGGTCAATCGCCAGCAGGAGCTGAATCTCAAGGGAGTTTACCTCTATAGCTTCTGCAAATTCGTTTCATGGCCCGACGCGGCCTTCACCGGGCCTGAAGCTCCCCTCGTGATCGCGGTTTTTGGAAGCAAAGACCTGACCGCCACACTGCAGAATGTGGCCATGAAACGGACGGCCAACGGGCGTAAACTAGAGGTCACCCAGTTGGCCAAGCCGGATGATCCGGCGAGCTACCACGTGCTGGTCGTTACCGCGGAAGTAAAGCCGGACGAGCAAAGCAAGCTGATCAAGCGACTCCAGGGTACGGCTGTACTGGTCGTAACGGAAAGCGCCGAAATGGGAAACCAAGGCGCGCACATCAACTTTTTCCTGGATGGCGCCACCGTCAAATTCGAAATTAACGTGCCAGCCGCGCAAGCCTGCAAATTACGGATTGATCCGCAGCTCACCGCGCTGAAAGTAGCTCGATTGCTGGGCGCGTGA
- a CDS encoding ATP-binding protein, translating into MRGTTIRRRLMLLACLPPAAALVLIACGAVAYQYASMRATQVQSLESLARLVAANSRGVMAFEDVAAGEELLATLQQEPTIVGAALFCADGRPLAEYRSLGAPAGLALPTSIEFTGARSSRVVNLELMHPIRDDGVLTGYLYVHAKLTRFWSGLLDFVKIIGCLSLAALGLVALLAHRLQRGITVPIIALTDAAGRITNEHNFSIRVGDQADAELGRLQGAFNCLLEHVERSERELQESHNRLEQRVADRTSQLSQEIERRAETQVELEQACDAAEAASRAKSEFLANMSHEIRTPMTAILGFADLLMEDGDLLKAPPRRVEAIRTIQRNGEHLLAIINDILDLSKVESGKMTFERIATSPLQVVGDVLSLMQVRATAKKLSLDVAWDGPIPETIQSDPTRLRQVLVNLVGNAIKFTEVGGVTLNVGLDASDAENPLLRFMVRDTGIGMTQQQLDSIFAEFAQADTSMTRRFGGTGLGLAISRRFTEMLGGKISVISAPSEGSTFTVTVATGTLEGVRMVVPTQELLVATAIEADLSSDEASNPSVQLLIGCRVLLAEDGFDNQRLISLILQRAGATVTLVDNGRKAVESFTVDGTLEGALAPVAPFDLLLLDMQMPEMDGYTAAGILRALGNKVPVVALTAHALQSEREKCLAAGCDDYMTKPVDRVALVKCIAFWILRHRPEGLPTVPEAERPARRPRKPKKGRA; encoded by the coding sequence GTGCGCGGTACCACAATTCGTCGTCGATTGATGTTGCTGGCCTGTCTGCCCCCCGCGGCGGCGCTGGTGTTGATCGCTTGCGGGGCCGTGGCCTACCAGTACGCGTCGATGCGGGCCACACAGGTCCAGTCGCTGGAGTCGCTCGCACGCCTCGTGGCGGCCAATAGCCGGGGCGTGATGGCCTTCGAAGACGTCGCTGCCGGCGAGGAATTGCTGGCGACGCTACAGCAGGAACCGACGATCGTCGGCGCTGCGCTTTTTTGTGCGGACGGGCGCCCTCTGGCGGAATATCGCAGTCTCGGCGCGCCGGCGGGACTGGCACTGCCAACGTCCATCGAATTTACCGGCGCCCGATCTTCCCGGGTCGTGAATCTCGAGTTGATGCACCCCATTCGCGACGATGGCGTGTTGACCGGCTATCTCTACGTTCACGCCAAGCTGACCCGCTTTTGGTCCGGCTTGCTGGACTTCGTCAAGATCATCGGTTGCTTGTCGCTGGCGGCGTTGGGGCTCGTGGCGTTGTTGGCGCATCGCTTGCAGCGAGGCATTACCGTGCCGATTATCGCGCTCACCGACGCCGCCGGTCGGATCACCAACGAACACAATTTTTCAATTCGCGTTGGCGATCAGGCCGACGCCGAACTGGGGCGCTTGCAGGGTGCGTTCAACTGTCTTCTGGAGCACGTCGAGCGCTCGGAACGCGAACTCCAGGAGAGTCACAATCGACTGGAACAGCGTGTCGCCGATCGGACCAGTCAGCTCTCGCAAGAAATTGAGCGCCGCGCGGAAACGCAAGTCGAATTGGAACAGGCCTGCGACGCGGCCGAGGCGGCCAGCCGGGCGAAGTCGGAATTCCTGGCCAACATGAGCCATGAAATCCGTACGCCCATGACCGCGATCCTGGGATTCGCGGACCTGTTGATGGAGGACGGCGATCTGCTCAAAGCGCCGCCCCGTCGCGTCGAGGCAATTCGCACCATTCAGCGCAACGGCGAGCACCTGCTGGCGATCATCAACGATATTCTAGATCTCTCGAAGGTCGAATCCGGCAAGATGACGTTCGAGCGAATTGCGACGTCGCCATTGCAAGTCGTGGGGGACGTGCTCTCGCTGATGCAGGTGCGCGCGACTGCAAAAAAACTCTCGCTCGACGTGGCCTGGGACGGCCCGATTCCGGAAACGATCCAATCGGATCCCACCCGGCTACGACAAGTGCTCGTCAACCTGGTGGGCAATGCCATCAAGTTCACCGAGGTCGGCGGCGTTACGCTGAACGTCGGTTTGGATGCGAGCGACGCGGAAAACCCGCTGCTGAGGTTCATGGTCCGCGACACCGGCATCGGCATGACGCAGCAGCAACTGGATAGCATCTTCGCGGAATTCGCCCAGGCGGATACGTCGATGACGCGGCGCTTCGGCGGCACCGGCCTGGGTCTGGCGATTTCGCGGCGTTTCACAGAAATGCTCGGCGGAAAAATCAGCGTCATTTCCGCGCCGAGCGAAGGAAGCACTTTCACCGTCACGGTTGCCACCGGGACATTGGAAGGCGTCCGGATGGTCGTTCCCACTCAGGAACTACTCGTCGCGACGGCCATTGAAGCGGACCTGAGCAGCGATGAAGCATCGAACCCCTCGGTGCAACTCTTGATCGGATGCCGCGTGCTGCTGGCCGAAGACGGCTTCGACAACCAACGGCTGATCTCCTTGATCCTGCAACGGGCCGGCGCGACGGTGACGCTGGTCGACAACGGTCGCAAGGCGGTGGAGAGTTTTACGGTCGACGGAACTCTCGAAGGAGCATTGGCCCCAGTCGCGCCATTCGATCTCCTGCTGCTCGATATGCAAATGCCGGAGATGGATGGTTACACGGCCGCAGGAATCCTGCGGGCCTTGGGAAATAAAGTGCCTGTCGTGGCGCTCACGGCGCATGCGCTGCAAAGCGAACGCGAGAAGTGTCTCGCCGCCGGCTGCGACGACTACATGACCAAGCCGGTGGACCGCGTCGCGTTAGTGAAGTGCATCGCGTTTTGGATTCTGCGACACCGGCCGGAAGGCCTGCCCACCGTTCCAGAAGCGGAACGGCCGGCACGACGACCACGCAAGCCAAAAAAAGGCCGGGCCTGA
- a CDS encoding inorganic phosphate transporter — translation MPDWPLLIVLTIVAALAFDFINGFHDTANAIATVVSTRVLSPRTAILMASVLNFAGALLTTGVAKTVASGLVNATSINSLVVLSAVIGAIIWNLITWYYGIPSSSSHALFGGICGAALAFGGPDIVLWRGVVTKVLIPIVASPLGGFLIGLIVMKAIYILFANANPGRVGNIFRHLQVFSAGLMALSHGSNDSQKSMGIITMALVSHNLLATKDPSNPDIPLWVILSCAVMMALGTSMGGWRIIKTMGHRIIRLEPVHGFAAETSASAVIMMADYFHAPISTTQVISGSIFGVGASKRLSAVRWGVAEQMFVAWMLTLPASGGFAAVIYYVLNALGVK, via the coding sequence ATGCCGGACTGGCCCCTGCTGATTGTCTTGACCATCGTCGCCGCGCTGGCGTTCGACTTTATCAATGGTTTTCACGATACGGCGAACGCCATCGCCACGGTCGTTTCGACGCGCGTCCTCTCGCCGCGTACCGCCATCCTAATGGCGTCCGTGTTGAACTTCGCCGGCGCTTTGTTGACCACGGGCGTAGCGAAAACTGTGGCGAGCGGCCTGGTGAATGCAACGTCGATCAATTCGCTGGTGGTGCTGTCGGCTGTGATAGGCGCCATCATCTGGAACCTGATCACCTGGTACTACGGAATCCCCAGCAGTTCATCGCACGCGCTTTTCGGCGGCATTTGCGGCGCAGCGCTCGCCTTTGGCGGTCCGGATATCGTGCTCTGGCGCGGCGTGGTGACCAAGGTGCTGATCCCCATCGTCGCCTCGCCGCTGGGCGGATTCTTGATCGGCCTGATCGTGATGAAGGCGATCTATATCCTCTTTGCGAACGCCAATCCCGGCCGCGTCGGCAATATCTTTCGTCATTTGCAGGTATTTTCGGCCGGGCTGATGGCACTCAGTCATGGGAGCAACGATTCCCAGAAGAGCATGGGCATCATCACGATGGCGCTGGTCAGCCACAATCTACTGGCCACCAAAGACCCGTCGAATCCCGACATTCCGCTCTGGGTAATCCTGTCGTGCGCAGTGATGATGGCACTGGGTACCTCGATGGGCGGCTGGCGGATCATCAAGACGATGGGGCACCGAATCATCCGGCTGGAACCGGTTCACGGCTTCGCGGCCGAAACGTCGGCCAGCGCCGTGATCATGATGGCCGACTACTTCCACGCCCCGATCAGCACCACGCAGGTGATCTCCGGCAGCATCTTCGGAGTGGGCGCCTCGAAGCGGCTCTCCGCCGTGCGGTGGGGCGTGGCCGAACAAATGTTCGTCGCCTGGATGTTGACGCTCCCGGCGTCGGGCGGATTCGCCGCCGTGATCTACTACGTCCTCAACGCCCTGGGCGTTAAGTAG
- a CDS encoding DUF47 family protein, translating into MFKLSPTNTKFYDYFDRASDVLVRASSHFLAAIDASSDPKILAEEMTTLEHQCDEITHEALNLLHKSFITPLERGDIRRLSISLDDVLDCLDDATRRISLYDLNPASLPSVRGLAQVLVKTTKAVQQAVHEIRFLRKSTSIQNHCIEVHRCEDEGDRMYQLALAGLFASGMEPLEVVKWKDIIEDLENAIDACQDVSLVIEAIILEHS; encoded by the coding sequence TTGTTTAAGCTAAGTCCCACCAATACCAAGTTTTACGACTACTTCGACCGGGCCAGCGACGTGCTGGTTCGCGCTTCGTCGCACTTCCTCGCGGCCATCGACGCCAGTTCCGATCCCAAGATTCTGGCCGAGGAGATGACCACGCTGGAACACCAGTGTGATGAAATCACCCATGAAGCCCTGAATCTGCTCCATAAGTCCTTCATTACTCCACTGGAGCGGGGGGACATTCGTCGTCTGAGCATTTCGTTGGACGATGTCCTGGACTGCCTCGACGACGCCACGCGACGCATCTCCCTCTACGACTTGAATCCTGCCTCCTTGCCCTCGGTACGCGGTCTGGCGCAGGTGCTGGTGAAGACTACGAAGGCGGTGCAGCAAGCCGTCCATGAGATCCGCTTCCTCCGCAAAAGCACCTCGATTCAGAACCACTGCATCGAGGTCCACCGTTGCGAGGATGAAGGGGACCGGATGTATCAGCTCGCCCTCGCGGGCTTGTTCGCCTCCGGGATGGAGCCGCTGGAAGTGGTCAAGTGGAAGGACATCATCGAGGACCTCGAAAACGCGATTGACGCCTGCCAGGACGTTTCCCTGGTGATCGAGGCGATCATCCTCGAACACTCCTAG
- a CDS encoding DUF4147 domain-containing protein has product MSNRSGNSLREDALRIWQAGLDAVRSERLMREAVRVEGDLLWIGEEPIDLRDVPFLKVVGAGKAGAGMAAAFEEIIGSELADTTLLSGWVNVPSDCVRPLSSIHLHGARPGGSNEPTLAGVRGAEEILEIVSGLGANDLCIGLFSGGGSALLPAPIEGVTLADKLAVTRHLSGAGANIAELNTVRKALSRIKGGGLARACLAGRFISLIISDVLGDPLDVIASGPTTPNTTTALDALAVLERYDARAAGIDARVFDALRKKSSPSGPFKTSVTNLVIGNNATAIDAAGVEAERLGYSHAMNAATTLEGPAEDVGRHLAGMILRMRSQGGPDCLITGGEPTVKLVAPELRGKGGRNQQLVLAAAELLNDLREGWAILSGGTDGEDGPTDAAGAMLDPEMLAAALKAGRRPEDFLARNDAYHFFEPLGGLIKTGPTHTNVCDIRVAVCRRAGNSNTSP; this is encoded by the coding sequence ATGAGTAACCGCTCTGGAAATTCGTTGCGTGAAGACGCCCTCCGCATCTGGCAGGCCGGGCTCGACGCCGTGCGCTCCGAGCGGTTGATGCGCGAAGCGGTGCGCGTCGAGGGAGATTTGTTGTGGATCGGTGAGGAGCCGATTGATCTTCGCGACGTGCCGTTCCTCAAAGTTGTCGGCGCTGGCAAGGCTGGTGCTGGCATGGCGGCGGCGTTCGAGGAGATTATCGGGTCGGAACTAGCCGACACGACGCTGCTCAGCGGCTGGGTCAATGTGCCGAGCGATTGCGTACGGCCGCTAAGTAGCATACATCTGCACGGCGCTCGCCCCGGCGGCTCCAACGAGCCAACACTTGCTGGCGTGCGCGGCGCGGAGGAAATCCTAGAGATCGTATCGGGTCTCGGCGCGAACGATTTGTGCATCGGTCTGTTCTCAGGAGGCGGGAGCGCGCTGTTGCCAGCGCCAATCGAGGGCGTCACGTTGGCGGACAAACTCGCGGTGACGCGACATCTAAGTGGCGCAGGCGCGAACATCGCCGAATTAAACACCGTGCGCAAGGCGCTCAGCCGGATCAAAGGGGGAGGCCTGGCGCGAGCTTGCCTGGCCGGGCGGTTCATTTCGCTGATCATTTCCGATGTCCTGGGAGATCCGTTGGACGTGATCGCGTCCGGCCCGACGACGCCGAACACGACGACCGCGCTCGATGCGCTTGCGGTGCTCGAACGTTACGATGCGAGAGCCGCCGGGATCGACGCCCGCGTCTTCGACGCGCTGCGGAAGAAGTCTTCGCCCAGCGGGCCGTTCAAAACGAGCGTGACGAATCTGGTCATCGGCAATAACGCCACCGCGATCGACGCGGCGGGCGTCGAGGCGGAACGGCTCGGCTATAGTCACGCGATGAACGCGGCGACGACCTTGGAAGGTCCGGCCGAGGACGTCGGTCGCCATCTGGCCGGGATGATCCTGCGGATGCGCTCGCAGGGCGGGCCGGATTGCTTGATCACCGGCGGCGAGCCGACCGTGAAGCTCGTCGCGCCGGAGCTGCGCGGCAAAGGGGGGCGCAATCAACAGTTGGTGCTGGCTGCTGCAGAACTGTTAAACGACCTCCGGGAAGGCTGGGCGATCCTCTCCGGCGGGACCGACGGCGAAGACGGGCCAACGGACGCGGCGGGAGCCATGTTGGATCCCGAGATGCTGGCCGCCGCGCTAAAGGCGGGACGCCGCCCGGAGGATTTCTTGGCGCGCAACGACGCCTATCATTTTTTTGAGCCGCTTGGCGGGCTGATCAAGACTGGGCCGACGCATACAAACGTCTGCGATATCCGCGTCGCGGTCTGCCGCCGCGCGGGCAATTCCAATACCAGCCCGTAG